A single window of Arvicola amphibius chromosome 15, mArvAmp1.2, whole genome shotgun sequence DNA harbors:
- the Emc8 gene encoding ER membrane protein complex subunit 8 isoform X3, which translates to MTPAVHGCRRVAWCPARPPASAPSAPQKAACRGDDAMGLKPSCLKGFKMCVSSSSSSNSGDNHDEAPVLNNKHLSVPNIIITPPTPTGMGLPRDSNQPVWMDEVMSYQDDGELDPEA; encoded by the exons ATGACCCCCGCGGTCCACGGCTGCAGGCGTGTCGCCTGGTGTCCCGCACGGCCACCAGCGTCCGCGCCCAGCGCGCCCCAGAAAGCG GCCTGCAGAGGTGACGACGCCATGGGGCTGAAGCCATCCTGTCTGAAAG GCTTTAAGATGtgtgtcagcagcagcagcagcagcaacagtggcGACAACCATGACGAGGCCCCTGTGCTGAACAACAAGCACCTGAGTGTCCCCAACATCATCATTACGCCCCCAACCCCGACGGGCATGGGGCTTCCCAGGGACTCCAATCAGCCAG TCTGGATGGATGAGGTGATGTCCTACCAAGATGACGGAGAGTTGGACCCTGAAGCCTGA